Within Sphingobium aromaticiconvertens, the genomic segment CGGTTTTTACCGCGATGCGCTTCGGGCGAGCACATCCTGGCGATCGCAATGACGGAACCCGGGACAGGGAGCAATGTCGCAGGTATCAAGACGACCGCCGTAGATGACGGAGACAGCTTCGTTCTGAACGGCAGCAAGACCTATATTTCCAACGGAATCAATGCGGACATCGTCATCGTGGCAGCGAAGACGGGTGCCGCTCAGTCCCGAGACATCGGTCTCTTCGTCGTCGAGCGAGGAATGCCAGGGTTCGAGCGTGGGCGTATGCTCAAAAAAATGGGAAATAAGGCTCAGGACACCGCAGAATTGTTCTTCGAAAATGTCGTTGTTCCCAAGTCGAATGTGCTTGGCGATCCGACGCAGGGTTTTCGGTATCTGATGGAAGGGCTCGCTGAAGAGCGCCTGATTGGCGCGGTCGGCTTTCTGGCCGCAGCGCAAAAGGCCTTCGACCTGACCGTCGAATTCGTAAGCGATCGAAAGGTCTTCGGGAAATCCGTCAGCGAGTTCCAGAACACCCAGTTCAAATTGGCTGACCTGCGTACCAAACTGGATATTCAACAGGTCTATGTTGACCAGCAAGTTGCGGCACTCAACGCTGGCAAGCTCACAGCCGTCGACGCGGCGAAATCCAAGCTCGCCACCAGCGAGTTACTTGCAGATGTCGTTGACGCAGGTGTGCAATTTCACGGGGGAGCCGGCTTCATGGACGAATATCCCATCAGCCGGATGTACTGCGATGCCAGAGGCGCGCGCATTTATGCCGGCACGTCCGAAATCATGAAGCTGATCATCAGCCGCAGCATTTTCTCGGACCGGCTCGAACCCTTTGTCGACCGTTCGGCATACTGATCGTCAGGAGACGTCATGAATATCAATCAGAATTCCGCTGCGGTTGTCACAGGCGGCGCTTCCGGTCTCGGAGAGGCGACGGCGAGGCGGCTCGCTGCGGCAGGGGCGAAGGTCGCGCTGTTCGACGTCAATGAAGAGAGGGGCGCCATTGTCGCGCAAGCGATCGGCGGCATATATTGCCGAACGGACGTAACGTCCGACGATTCCGTCGCTGAAGCCTTCGCTAAAGCGCGCGCCGCTCATGGCCAGGAGCAGATCCTCGTCAATTGCGCCGGCATCGCAACGGTCCGTAAGACCGTTGGCCGCAAGCGCGAGACCGGGGACGTTCAGCACTACCCGTTGGCGGAGTTTGAGCGAGTGATTGCTATCAATCTCGTCGGCACGTTTCGATGCATCGCTCAGTCGTCAGCTGGTATGCTGTCGCTCGAACTTGGGGAAGATGGCGAACGCGGAGTCATCATCAATACCGCCAGCGTGGCAGCGCAAGACGGTCAGATGGGCCAGGTTGCCTATACAGCGTCCAAAGCCGCGGTGCTCGGTATGGCGCTGCCGATTGCACGGGACCTGATGGGCGAAGGCATTCGGGTTAATACGATCGTGCCCGGAATTTTTGAGACGCCGATGATGGCGTCCCTGCCCGAAGCGGCGCGCGTCTCACTTGCAGCATCGGTGCCGTTTCCAAAACGGCTGGGCCGTCCCGAAGAATTCGCCGAGATGGCTTATGTCATGATCACCAGCGGCTATCTCAATGCCGAGGCAGTCCGGCTCGACGGTGCGATCCGAATGGGACCGCGCTAACAACATTGGAACAGGAGCCACCAGATGGCTGAAGCCTATATTTACGATGCGGTGCGGACTCCGCGAGGGCGGGGCAGGCCTGATGGAGCACTTCACGAGATTACCGCGCTCTCCCTTGCCAGCCAGGTTCTTGACGCGATCCGTGACCGGAACGGGCTCGACACCGGCCTGGTGGACGATGTCATCCTCGGTTGCGTGATGCCGGTGGGCGAACAGGGTAGCGACATAGCCAGGATTGCCACGCTGACGGCAGGCTATGCCCAGCAGGTCCCGGGCGTCCAGATCAACCGTTTCTGCGCGTCGGGCCTCGAAGCGTGCAACATGGCGGCAGCGAAAGTGGCTTTTGGCGAGGCACGCTTCGTGATCGCCGGCGGCGTTGAGTCGATGTCACGTGTTGCGCTCGGTGCTGATGGCGGGGCGATGATGGTCGATCCAAGCTTCGCATACGACCATTATTATGCGCCGCAGGGGATTGGGGCGGATATGATCGCGACGACCAACGGGTTCACGCGCCATGATGTGGATAGCTACGCTGTCAGCAGCCAGCGTCGAGCGGCTGTAGCCTGGCGAGAGGGACGCTTCGAGAAATCGATCGTCCCTGTCCTCGATCAAGCTGGCGCGGTCAGGCTTGCGCATGACGAGCATATGCGACCGGACACGGACGTGCAATCACTTAGTGTCCTCAAACCAGCTTTCGCCCGCTCGGCCGAGGCTGGCTACGCAGCGGCCGCACGGGCTCGTTACCCAGATATGCCGCCAATTGCGCACGTGCACCACGGGGGAAATTCGTCCGGCATCGTCGATGGCGCGTCAGCGGTACTGATCGGCACCAAGGCGGCGGGCGAGGCTGCAGGATTGAAGCCGCGCGCGCGGATCGTAAAAACTGCGTCCATCGGCAGCGAGCCGACGATTATGCTTACTGGGCCCGAATTTGTCACCGCCAAGATTCTCGAACGAGCCGGTATGTCGATCGGCGACATCGACCTGTTCGAACTGAACGAGGCCTTCGCGGCCGTCGTCCTGCGCTATCAACTCGCCCTGGGCATCGATCCGGAGCGACTGAACGTCAACGGCGGTGCGATCGCGATGGGGCATCCTCTGGGCGCTACTGGCGCGATGATCCTGGGAACCGCCCTTGATGAACTTGAGAGGACGGGCAGGGGCACCGCGCTGATAAACTTGTGTGTGGGTGCCGGCATGGGCACCGCAACCATTATAGAGCGGGTGTGAGAAGGATCATGGAGAACTTCGCAATTACGGTTGACGATACGGGGATCGCTACCCTTTCCTTCGATGTGCCCGGCAAGTCGCTCAACACCATCACCGCCTCGGTCCAGACGGATCTCGATAGGATCGTTGAGCGATTGAGGGGCGATCCTGCCATCGTTGGCGCGATCCTGCGTTCGGGTAAGGCGACAGGCTTCTGTGCAGGTGCCGACCTGAAAGAGATGCTCGGCGACATCGAGCGCTGGCGTGGCTGCGACACGCCTGAGGAGCGCGCTGTCGGCGTTGCTGATGCAGGAGGCCTCAGCCGCCGTATCCGGGCGTTGGAAACATGCGGAAAGCCGATCGTGGGGATCGTCGAGGGTCTGGCGCTGGGTGGGGGACTGGAACTGGTGCTGGGTTGCCATCATCGGCTTGTCGTTGACAATCCGGACCTGAAGCTCTCGTTTCCCGAGGTCGGGATCGGGTTGCTTCCGGGCGCAGGGGGCACGCAGCGATTGCCACGCCTCATCGGATTGTTGGCCGCTATGCCGTATCTGCTTGACGCTGCCCCAATATCGCTCGCGGATGCGATTGCGGGCGGTATCTTCCATCGGGCGCTGCCGGCAGACGCGCTGACGGACGCGGCACGACGCTGGATCCTGGACGGTGGCAGCGCCGTCGCTCCCTGGGATGAAAAGGGCTTCAAGCTTCCGGGCGGCGGTCCCAACACGCCGTCAGGCTATGCGCAGTTCGGCCCAGCAATCGCAGCAAGATTGGCCGGGGGGCACGCGACGGCTCCGGCGGCCATCCTCAAATGCCTTTACGAAGGGGTTCAGGTGCCGATCGACGCGGGCCTTCGTATCGAGAACAGATATTTCTTCAATACTGCCCGGTCTGAAGAGGCGGCAGAGCGAATCCAGTCGTTCCTGCAAAGCAGATCGTCCCGCCCCAAGCCTGTCGAAGGGAACGCTCGTGGTACAGATTGAGGTAGAGGATCGGGAAGGCACGGTCCATGTCCTTGCCGCCGATGCAGGCATCAGTCTCATGGAGGCTATTCGCAATGCCGGGATCGATGAATTGGTCGCGCTGTGCGGGGGGTGCTGTTCATGTGCGACGTGCCACGTCTTTGTGGATCCGGCCACTTTTGCGCGCCTCCCGGCAATGTCGGGGGACGAGGACGATCTGTTGGACAGCTCAGACGCAAGATTGCCGCTCTCACGGCTGAGCTGCCAGATCATCCTTGATGAAACGGTAGTCGATCTTCGCGCGACCATCGCGCCGTCGGATTGACGATGTCGACAGGGGCCGTGGATGCATCGGAATCGGGCGATGGAAACCCACCGCCCACCGGAAGCTGGCTGACCGATGCCGATGATGCTGAATTACTCGCGCACGACGCGCGATGGACCATTCGGCGACGGGCATCCGCTGCGCTTCGATCGCTCGGCTATATCGTCGCGCGGGGTGATCTCGACGTTGCGGCGCTTGAGGCGATTGAAGATGTCGTCGAGCGTCAGCTCGCGGCCGTTGCCGGTGTGCCGGATATGGGCGACCGGACCGAGTATATGCGAGCGAGCGGAATCGAGGGGCCGCGCAATCGCCTGGCGCTTGAAATGAGCGCGGTTGCGGGCCGGTCGAATCCGTCGAGCCTTCCGCTCACCTTGTCCTATGGCGATCAAAACCAACTCATCGGCACGTTCACACCATTTGCCTGTCATGAAGGACCGCCTGGTTTCCTGCATGGTGGCCTCATCGCCGCACTTTTCGACGAATTTCTCGGACTTTCGCAAACAGAGTTGCAACGACCCCCGGCGATGACCGGGACGCTGACGGTTCGGTACATCAAGCCGACACCACTGGCGCGGCCTCTCCATATGACGTTGAGCGAGATCGTGTCTGACGGCAGAAAGCGCTTTGCTAAAAGCGAGCTTTGGGCGGGTGCGGAACGCACCGCCATTTGCGAAGCGATTTTCATTGAGACGCATGACGAGGCGAGTGCTGATGGCTAGGGAGAATGTTCTGCAGGGACATCCGGAAGCGGTGGCGTCCGCTTTCAAGGCGGGGCTGAGGCGTCTCGCAACGACTGTTTCCTTGGTGACCGTGAATCAGGATGGTGGCTGGGGAGGTATGGCGGCGACCGCCGTCATGCCGATGTGTGCTGAACCGCCTACTCTCTTGGTCGCAGTCAATCGCAGCGCGTCGATCCACCCCTTTATCTCTGAACGCCGGCATTTCTGCGTTAATTTGCTGGCGCAGCGGCACGCCGAGTTGGTCTCCATTTTCAGTGGCGGTGCGAAGGGCGCGGACCGTTTCAAGACAGGTAACTGGGAAAACGGACCGGGCGGCCTGCCCATTCTTACGGACGCGCTCGCGCGTTTCATCTGCCGGACGCAAACCATGGTTGATGTCGGCTCGCACACGCTCCTGACGGCACTGGTCGAGGACGTGGACATGCAGGGGGAAGTTCATCCCTTGCTGTGGATCGACGGTGATCTTGGCGCGGTCATGGTAGCAAGCAAGGTGATCACATCCTGACCCGCTTCAATCTTCCTCATTCCATAGGAAATGGCCGATGACCACCACCATACAGTCTCCTGTGGCGCTAGTCAGGAATGGAAATGTCGCGCGTATCATACTCAATCGGCCAGAGGCCGCCAACGCCATCGACATTGCGACGGCGAATGCGCTGCTCGACACGGTGCTTCGCGTCGAGGAGGATGATACGGTCCGCTGCGTTGTCCTGACAGGGGCCGGCAAATTATTCTGCGGTGGAGGGGACGTCGCGTCCTTTGCCAGCGCGGGCGGGGAATTGCCAACACTGCTCAAGCAGCTGACTGGCCCGCTGCACGCTGCAATAAACCGCATGCTGCGGATGCCAAAACCCCTGGTTGTTGCTGTAAATGGTACGTCGGCAGGAGCCGGACTGGGGCTTTCGCTCATTGGCGATATAGTCATCGCGGTGCAGAGCGCGAAGTTCGTGCCTGCCTATGGCGCCATCGGTCTGACGGCCGATGGTGGACTGACCTGGCTTCTGCCGCGGCTGATCGGAATGCGGCGCGCGCAGGAAATGATGATGACGAACCGGTCGGTCAGTGCAGAAGAGGCCGTGCGCTGGGGCCTGATCACCCGCGCCGTCGAGGCCGAAGTTTTCGAGCAGGACATTCAGGAAACGGCCGAACGGCTTGCGGCCTCGCCGGTCCGTGCCATCGGCCGGCTTCGATCGCTACTCCTGTCTAGCCACACAAACGCGGTCGAAACCCAGATGGAACTCGAAGCTGCAACGATGGCTCAATGCGGGCGCGATGTGGAGGCACAGGAGGGGATCGCCGCGATGCTACAGAAGCGAAAAGCCGACTTCTCGCTTCTCTGATCCGAACATGCACCCGCTGGCGCACCGGCGGTCACAACAAAGTGAAGCCGCCGTCGATATTGATCGAGCATCCCGTCAGAAACGCCGACTCGCCGCTCGCCAGGAAAACCGCCATCCGGCCAACCTCGCCCGGATCGGCGATGCGACCCATCGGGGTCGCCTGTTCCAGGCCGCGGATGAAGTCAGCGGGCAGTGCTTCTAACATGGCGGTCCTGATGACGCCGGGGCATATGGTATTCACCTGGATGCCGTAAGGTGCGCATTCGACCGCGGCCACCTTGGTTAGCTGCATCACGCCCGCCTTGGCCGCGCAATAGGCGGGCATATTCGGCATGACCACCGAGCCGGCGATTGAGGCGGTATTGACGATCGCGCCGCCGCGTTCCTTCAAATGGGGGATCACGTGCTTGATGCCGAGAAATGTTCCGCGCAGATTGACCGCCACAACGCGGTCGAATTCCATGTCGTCATAATCCTCGATGGACGTCTGTTCGCCATCGAGACCGGCATTGTTGCACAGAATGTCGATCTGACCGAATGTATCAATGGCAGCCTGCAGCATGGCGTGCACGTCCGAGGATACCGAAACGTCAGCCGAAATGCCCAATGTCATCGAACCGAGTTCTGCCGAGGCATCCTGAGCACGATTGCCAAGATCGGCGATAACGACCCGGGCACCCTCCTCGATGAACGCCTCGACGATCGCTCTCCCGATGCCCGACGCACCGCCGGTGACGACGGCGACTTTACCCTGTAATCTGTTCATCTTATTTTTCCTCTCCGCTAAGTTCTAACGCCTTAGGATCATGCAACTGGCGGGAATTCCTCCACCGCTCGAAACGAGCGCGACGTTGCAGTTGGGTATTTGCCGTTCCCCGGCTCCGCCGCGCAATTGAAGCATGGCTTCCTGCAAATGACCGTATCCGTTGGTTCGTCCGGCCGACAGATGCCCGCCATGCGGGTTAAGCGGCAATCCGCCACCTGGCGCGATGCACTTGCCGCCGTCGAGAAACGCGGTCGCCTCGCCGATGCCACAGAAGCCGAGCGCTTCGATCCAGGACACGACATTGAAGGTGAACCCGTCGTAGAGCAGCGCAACGTCGATATCCTCCGGCCGCATATCCGTGCGGCTCCATAGATGCGCCGCCGGGCCGAAGACATTGGGCTGATGGGTCAGCGTTCCCTGATCCCAGGACTGAACCTCGGTGATTCTCGTGCCCACTGCCTCAATTCTAGTGGCCGGATTGGGCAGGTCATCTGCGACAGCGGCTGACGAAACGACGAAGGCGATCGCGCCGTCGCACGGGATGTCGCAGTCGAGCAGGCCAAAGGGTGTCGAAATCAGCCTCGCTGCGGCATAGTCCGCCATCGTAATTGGATCGCGATAGATGGCGTCGGGGTTCCGCATGGCAGCCTGGCGCGCATTGACTGCGATCCAGCCCAGCATGTCGCGGTCGGCCCCGAATCGCGCCATGTACCGCGACGCGTATAGCGCGATCCAGTTTGCGGGTGATGCGGCCCCGAATGGCACCCGCCATGACAGTTCGCCAGCAATGCGCCCGGACGGCCCGCGAACTGAAGGTCGGGCGGCTTCGGCGAATGTCGTGAAGCAAAGAACATGTCGGCATAGTCCTGACGCTACTGCAAGCATCGCGT encodes:
- a CDS encoding acyl-CoA dehydrogenase family protein; the protein is MLERQFTDDQRQFRDAYRRFLADEIAPHMEQWRENGIVDRAAFRKAGALGFLMIWPDEELGGLGDTDFRFEQIIIEEQHYALVADWFAPLHSRLVGPYFTRFGSPEQQRRFLPRCASGEHILAIAMTEPGTGSNVAGIKTTAVDDGDSFVLNGSKTYISNGINADIVIVAAKTGAAQSRDIGLFVVERGMPGFERGRMLKKMGNKAQDTAELFFENVVVPKSNVLGDPTQGFRYLMEGLAEERLIGAVGFLAAAQKAFDLTVEFVSDRKVFGKSVSEFQNTQFKLADLRTKLDIQQVYVDQQVAALNAGKLTAVDAAKSKLATSELLADVVDAGVQFHGGAGFMDEYPISRMYCDARGARIYAGTSEIMKLIISRSIFSDRLEPFVDRSAY
- a CDS encoding SDR family NAD(P)-dependent oxidoreductase, coding for MNINQNSAAVVTGGASGLGEATARRLAAAGAKVALFDVNEERGAIVAQAIGGIYCRTDVTSDDSVAEAFAKARAAHGQEQILVNCAGIATVRKTVGRKRETGDVQHYPLAEFERVIAINLVGTFRCIAQSSAGMLSLELGEDGERGVIINTASVAAQDGQMGQVAYTASKAAVLGMALPIARDLMGEGIRVNTIVPGIFETPMMASLPEAARVSLAASVPFPKRLGRPEEFAEMAYVMITSGYLNAEAVRLDGAIRMGPR
- a CDS encoding acetyl-CoA C-acetyltransferase; the protein is MAEAYIYDAVRTPRGRGRPDGALHEITALSLASQVLDAIRDRNGLDTGLVDDVILGCVMPVGEQGSDIARIATLTAGYAQQVPGVQINRFCASGLEACNMAAAKVAFGEARFVIAGGVESMSRVALGADGGAMMVDPSFAYDHYYAPQGIGADMIATTNGFTRHDVDSYAVSSQRRAAVAWREGRFEKSIVPVLDQAGAVRLAHDEHMRPDTDVQSLSVLKPAFARSAEAGYAAAARARYPDMPPIAHVHHGGNSSGIVDGASAVLIGTKAAGEAAGLKPRARIVKTASIGSEPTIMLTGPEFVTAKILERAGMSIGDIDLFELNEAFAAVVLRYQLALGIDPERLNVNGGAIAMGHPLGATGAMILGTALDELERTGRGTALINLCVGAGMGTATIIERV
- a CDS encoding enoyl-CoA hydratase/isomerase family protein — encoded protein: MENFAITVDDTGIATLSFDVPGKSLNTITASVQTDLDRIVERLRGDPAIVGAILRSGKATGFCAGADLKEMLGDIERWRGCDTPEERAVGVADAGGLSRRIRALETCGKPIVGIVEGLALGGGLELVLGCHHRLVVDNPDLKLSFPEVGIGLLPGAGGTQRLPRLIGLLAAMPYLLDAAPISLADAIAGGIFHRALPADALTDAARRWILDGGSAVAPWDEKGFKLPGGGPNTPSGYAQFGPAIAARLAGGHATAPAAILKCLYEGVQVPIDAGLRIENRYFFNTARSEEAAERIQSFLQSRSSRPKPVEGNARGTD
- a CDS encoding 2Fe-2S iron-sulfur cluster-binding protein, giving the protein MVQIEVEDREGTVHVLAADAGISLMEAIRNAGIDELVALCGGCCSCATCHVFVDPATFARLPAMSGDEDDLLDSSDARLPLSRLSCQIILDETVVDLRATIAPSD
- a CDS encoding PaaI family thioesterase — its product is MSTGAVDASESGDGNPPPTGSWLTDADDAELLAHDARWTIRRRASAALRSLGYIVARGDLDVAALEAIEDVVERQLAAVAGVPDMGDRTEYMRASGIEGPRNRLALEMSAVAGRSNPSSLPLTLSYGDQNQLIGTFTPFACHEGPPGFLHGGLIAALFDEFLGLSQTELQRPPAMTGTLTVRYIKPTPLARPLHMTLSEIVSDGRKRFAKSELWAGAERTAICEAIFIETHDEASADG
- a CDS encoding flavin reductase family protein, yielding MARENVLQGHPEAVASAFKAGLRRLATTVSLVTVNQDGGWGGMAATAVMPMCAEPPTLLVAVNRSASIHPFISERRHFCVNLLAQRHAELVSIFSGGAKGADRFKTGNWENGPGGLPILTDALARFICRTQTMVDVGSHTLLTALVEDVDMQGEVHPLLWIDGDLGAVMVASKVITS
- a CDS encoding enoyl-CoA hydratase/isomerase family protein; amino-acid sequence: MTTTIQSPVALVRNGNVARIILNRPEAANAIDIATANALLDTVLRVEEDDTVRCVVLTGAGKLFCGGGDVASFASAGGELPTLLKQLTGPLHAAINRMLRMPKPLVVAVNGTSAGAGLGLSLIGDIVIAVQSAKFVPAYGAIGLTADGGLTWLLPRLIGMRRAQEMMMTNRSVSAEEAVRWGLITRAVEAEVFEQDIQETAERLAASPVRAIGRLRSLLLSSHTNAVETQMELEAATMAQCGRDVEAQEGIAAMLQKRKADFSLL
- a CDS encoding SDR family NAD(P)-dependent oxidoreductase — translated: MNRLQGKVAVVTGGASGIGRAIVEAFIEEGARVVIADLGNRAQDASAELGSMTLGISADVSVSSDVHAMLQAAIDTFGQIDILCNNAGLDGEQTSIEDYDDMEFDRVVAVNLRGTFLGIKHVIPHLKERGGAIVNTASIAGSVVMPNMPAYCAAKAGVMQLTKVAAVECAPYGIQVNTICPGVIRTAMLEALPADFIRGLEQATPMGRIADPGEVGRMAVFLASGESAFLTGCSINIDGGFTLL
- a CDS encoding thiolase C-terminal domain-containing protein, with the protein product MEQHRAGRRTRLASAAPLARPEGAPRTRHRVMEIATAYRVLPVPDRHEADFWQGGATGELRVGWCMHCGRLRHPSLAFCDACQAAIHEYKSLSGSATVLALTINHQKWLPGYDPPYIIAIVGLVEDPDVRLTTNIVDADLDTVRIGDRVSVRFLQQDDIWIPVFVPDPTPETEPAAPTSDLPETIAAPPMIGKRFEDSVVLSGYGSSPIARRLDRSALSLCVEACTSAIVDAGLSIADIDGVCAYPGSDGLPGISSGGFRALEQALRIRPVWHCGAREIPGQAGTIIDAMLAVASGLCRHVLCFTTFAEAARPSVRGPSGRIAGELSWRVPFGAASPANWIALYASRYMARFGADRDMLGWIAVNARQAAMRNPDAIYRDPITMADYAAARLISTPFGLLDCDIPCDGAIAFVVSSAAVADDLPNPATRIEAVGTRITEVQSWDQGTLTHQPNVFGPAAHLWSRTDMRPEDIDVALLYDGFTFNVVSWIEALGFCGIGEATAFLDGGKCIAPGGGLPLNPHGGHLSAGRTNGYGHLQEAMLQLRGGAGERQIPNCNVALVSSGGGIPASCMILRR